The stretch of DNA TATTTTATGGTATTACCCCGAATAATTTCTATGAACTTGCAGGAACAGGAACACGTGATATTAAAAGATATAAACATGCTAATATTCGAGCAATTCTTATAAAGCTTATTGAGCTAAAAGACGCATTAAACGCTGATCAAAAACTAGCATTTCTCAACCTGATTGAAGCTCATCAAGAATATATCGTTGATCAGTGGGATACTATAAATATTCCGGAAACGCGAACTTACAATTATCAAAAACATCAATATGATACGACACCCGAAGTTAGTTTCAAAGCATTTATTGATGCACTTCCTGCCGACCTACAAGCTCGCAAAACTGAAATACTCAGGCAATTGGTTACACAGAGCGATTACGGCAATAACTCAGCTGTTTATAATGCCTATTACAGAAACGCTCCCTATGGTGATCCAAAAGTTCAACCACTTTCAGGCGCAGACCTAAAGCAATTTTTTGTACAACGAGGCAGTAACATTTTACGCACCCCTGCATGCACAGCTCTGTACCAAAAAGTCGAGAACACCATGAATCCAAAAGAAAAAGAAACTTTTGCTCGCCTGGTTGGAGATAGTCTTAGCCACAAAGATTATTTGATACGCGAAAATGCAAACACTTTATTTGCAACATTACAGCAAGACAATAGCCTTCAAAATACACTTGCTCCATATCTTGAAAAAATTAATACCGTTAAGCTCAAGCAACTCGATACGCTTATTGCAAAAATAGCAACTGATGAAACTGATGATTCTTTTGAGAGAGCACTCAAGTTAATCGAAACAATAACCGGTATACTTGGTTATCGTAGCCTGCTCTCGTCTATTTTAGATCGTAGTGAAAACAAAAATATAAAAACGAATTTTGCTCAGTTCAAAAATAATCTCTCAAGCCCAGAGTGGCGAAATAAGTTAGATGACGTCGTTAAAGCTTACTTTCGTAAGAAGCTTGAAGATGGGTACTTTATACCTAAACCTGCTTATAGTCGTTATAGTTCAAATACAACAAACCCTCTTATTTTGTACATAATCGAAACCATTTACCAAAAATTCCCTGATGATCAGAATCTTATCAACTTGGCTGATAAGCAGCTTCTTGATTCAATCAAACATGATGTTCTTGATACTATTATTAAAACCAAGCAAGACGAAAAAGATCTATTTGTACAACTCTGTGTCACTGCGCTTAGGAGAAAGAAGGCTTTGGAATTGGAAGGCTTTGCTAAGAATACTATGGCATCATATTCTATTACGCCCATTGAAAAACTATTTGCAACACTCATCTTCCTTGATGCAGAAGTTAGATCAGCAGAGTTTTTAAGAAGTTTAATTAATGAGGCAAAAGGAGTACTTTCAAACCTTTATTCTAACTATAGAGATAATGATCTGGCAAAAAAAGTACTTCAAAAGATCATATCAATCTGGGATCGTCTGAGTTTTATACAGACACCACCTGGATATACAAAAAAAATGCTCGAAGATCTCATTAACCCCCATGCATACTGATATGGCAGTGGCTATTGGTAGCTGGTTGAGCTCTGGTTCTTATGGAAGCAGTTTTGGTAGCGGTAGTAGTGGGTATAATTGGTGATTATTGATTTTAATTATTGTTGATACAAGAATGAATAAAGGCCCCCAGGAATTACAACCCGGGGGCCTTGAAATTAGAATTATTTACTCTGTTGATGAGAAAATCGCTTTCCTAAATCATCGATGCCGGCAGAAAAAGTATTTTATTCTTTTCATCAAATGAAAGAGGCCCCATGTAACAAAAAACACCCAGCGATGCCTGAGGTGTAGCGGCCATAAAGCTTTTCAGATTATTGAATTTTTTCGTTTCAATCTGAGAAGAATAAGTAATTTCGAATGGAATAATTCGCCTTCCAAGCGCAACAACAAAATCAACCTCAGCTCCCCCAGCAGTTCGCCAAAAATGAATTTGATGATTTTCTGATTGAGTATCAAGCCACGTTTGTAACTCGTTAAGAAACCAGGTTTCAAGTCGATGACCTATCAATGCGGTACTTTTCAAAACGGTAATCTCATGAATACCAGTCAAGTAACTGACCAATCCGTTGTTAATCAAATAGCCCTTTGGTGATTTCACTAACCGCTTGATAGAACTTCTGATGTAAGGAAATAATTCAGTGTATTGCAGTGTGGCAAGTAAGTAGTCTCGATATTTTGAAAGGGTAGCTCTTGAGCAATGCAAGGCATCCATAATTTTTTTATCATCTCGAACAGATCCAGTAATTTCGGCACAAATTTTCATCAGATTTTGATACATATTTAAATCGCCGATTGAATCAATAGCGCGAATGTCTTTTTCTAAATAAGTCTGCAAATAATCACCTAAATATTTTAAGCGCAACGATTCCGTTGCTGCCGCTATGACTTCTGGAAGGCCACCCCATACCAGATGGTTGTGTAATGATTCCTGCAAAATATTTTGAAAAGGACTCATCTGTACCATAAAATCTTTCAACGCTTGCACATCTTTTTCAGAAAAAATAAGGTCAAAGACATGGTGCGGTGGTAATGAAATTCCCTCATGCAAAAAATGTGTCGTTTCTCTGAGGTTAAACTCACGCAAATTTAAAAGCTCAACTCTACCCGCTAAAGATTCTGCAGTTAATTTATGTAAATTAAGATGCGCTGATCCAGTAAGAAGAAATTTTATAGAGTCTCTCCCTTTATGGGTATCGTATATAATCTTTATTTGATCAAATAAAGCAGGGCATTTTTGTGCTTCATCAATAAAAACCCAGAGCTTTTTTTGCCCTCCAATTTTTTGAAGTGCAGCCTGCTCAATCATCAACTCAAGCTCTTCGGCTATAACTCTGTTTCTTTGGCTGAGCACGTCCATGTTCAAGTGAACCCACTTCTTCTCAGGATTAAGGTTCATGTAATATTCAAGCAGTGTTGTTTTTCCAACACGACGGGGGCCCAAAAGGGCACTGATGAACGGCCGCTCAAACGACTCAAAAAGGAAGGCTTCATTAGCTCTTACAATGTATTTCTTCATTTTTAAACTCAAAATAACGCTTTTGCATGACAAAATTAACACCTTAATGTTAAAATTGCGACGCAAAAGTGTCAAGGCATTGTGAAAAAATCCTTCGGCGGGAGAAATTGCCTGGATAGACTTTTTTGGTCTATCAATGAAATTGGCCCCCGGGTTGTAATTCCCGGGGGCCTTGAAATTAAAAACGTTTATTATTTTTGTTTATCGAGTTCTTCTTTTAGATGATCCATGAGCGTCTTTTTAAAACCCATTTTAAGGCTATTTTTATGCTGATCATAAAATTCTTGGGCTTCTTCTTTAGCATTGTTATCAGCACGTGCAATAACTCTAAAATAATTTTTTAAAATATTAGTATTCGAAGGATTACTAGAATCTGCGGCATAAGTTTTATGAGAAGCAGGATCAATTATAGTAAGCCGGTTTTCTCCTACCGGCAAGATAATTTGATGATCTTTAATTAATAGAAGACATCTCATAAGCTCTGCTACAACTTTAAGCTCATTAGTTTGCTGTATTCTTATGAACATATTCTGCAATGTAGGTCCACTTGCAAGAATATTTCTGACAATCTTATCAGTATAACCTAGAAGCTCATTGAGCGATTTGTTAGAACGTAATTCGTTCGCATTAATATACTGTAAAAGCCATCCAAGGTAATCAATAAATTTAAATGCTCTTACTCTTGCATCAGAATGCTTAGAAGCAGCATCAATAATGTCTTGATTACTATCTATCGCTGCAATCAACTTTATAACTTCAAGTAAGCCATTCAACTCAATCGATTGTTTTTCAACTACTTTAACTTCATCCTTAATTTCACTAATAGATTCATTAAATAATCGATCCTCTTCTTCCTCACGTCGACGTTCATCTTCCTTACGAAGATTTTCTTCTTCTTCTTCTTTACGTTGACGA from Candidatus Dependentiae bacterium encodes:
- a CDS encoding ATP-binding protein; the encoded protein is MKKYIVRANEAFLFESFERPFISALLGPRRVGKTTLLEYYMNLNPEKKWVHLNMDVLSQRNRVIAEELELMIEQAALQKIGGQKKLWVFIDEAQKCPALFDQIKIIYDTHKGRDSIKFLLTGSAHLNLHKLTAESLAGRVELLNLREFNLRETTHFLHEGISLPPHHVFDLIFSEKDVQALKDFMVQMSPFQNILQESLHNHLVWGGLPEVIAAATESLRLKYLGDYLQTYLEKDIRAIDSIGDLNMYQNLMKICAEITGSVRDDKKIMDALHCSRATLSKYRDYLLATLQYTELFPYIRSSIKRLVKSPKGYLINNGLVSYLTGIHEITVLKSTALIGHRLETWFLNELQTWLDTQSENHQIHFWRTAGGAEVDFVVALGRRIIPFEITYSSQIETKKFNNLKSFMAATPQASLGVFCYMGPLSFDEKNKILFLPASMI